In a single window of the Mesorhizobium shangrilense genome:
- the cpaB gene encoding Flp pilus assembly protein CpaB, with amino-acid sequence MKRKIITMIGIAAVMGAVSIFAADAWIKNAADARARALADNAPKGAGPAVDFNKIVVAKQPLRFGMPLDAAQLSEIPWPQEALPQGAFASIEGLLAEGSRVVLSPIEPNEPVLLAKLSGPNGRATLSNLLTPGMRAVTVQTDEIAGVGGFITPGDRVDVVLTRDAGAIQEVEGNAHGAAGSTITSEVVVENVKVLSVGQGADERQTTPQIADSLTIEVTTDGAQKIALARKVGSLSLTLRSSAETEALESGITTISAFGGSVASSAVEKVSEMFTSSTGEPEGPKHTTVIVTRALQSQPYQVIVPAKAEAKKAAGAAE; translated from the coding sequence GTGAAGCGCAAGATCATAACGATGATCGGCATTGCCGCGGTGATGGGGGCTGTCTCCATCTTCGCGGCGGATGCATGGATCAAGAATGCGGCGGATGCAAGGGCTCGAGCCCTGGCCGACAACGCCCCGAAGGGGGCCGGGCCCGCCGTGGATTTCAACAAGATCGTGGTCGCCAAGCAACCGCTGCGCTTCGGCATGCCGCTGGATGCGGCGCAGTTGTCGGAGATTCCGTGGCCGCAGGAAGCGCTGCCGCAGGGCGCCTTTGCTTCCATTGAAGGGCTTTTGGCCGAGGGCTCGCGCGTGGTGCTGTCTCCCATCGAGCCGAACGAGCCGGTGCTGCTGGCAAAGCTCTCCGGGCCGAACGGACGCGCCACGCTGTCGAACTTGCTGACCCCTGGCATGCGGGCGGTTACCGTCCAGACCGACGAGATCGCCGGCGTCGGAGGCTTCATCACCCCCGGCGACCGTGTCGACGTCGTGCTGACGCGCGACGCCGGCGCGATCCAGGAGGTGGAGGGCAACGCGCATGGCGCGGCCGGCTCGACCATCACGAGCGAAGTTGTCGTCGAGAACGTCAAGGTGCTGTCGGTGGGGCAGGGCGCAGACGAGCGCCAGACGACGCCCCAGATCGCCGACTCGCTGACGATCGAGGTGACGACCGACGGCGCCCAGAAGATCGCGCTCGCCCGCAAGGTTGGCAGCCTCTCGCTGACCTTACGCTCGAGCGCCGAAACGGAAGCTCTGGAGTCCGGCATTACGACGATCTCGGCCTTCGGCGGCTCGGTTGCCTCCAGCGCTGTCGAGAAAGTCAGCGAGATGTTCACCTCGTCGACAGGGGAGCCGGAGGGGCCGAAGCACACCACCGTGATCGTGACGCGCGCGCTGCAGTCGCAGCCCTACCAGGTCATCGTGCCGGCGAAGGCTGAAGCCAAGAAGGCGGCGGGGGCCGCCGAATAG
- the parE gene encoding DNA topoisomerase IV subunit B, whose product MDSNDDLFANLERQPKSARTALKPSDPLVQATRKSQAPKDASDSYSAADIEVLEGLEPVRRRPGMYIGGTDEKALHHLFAEVIDNAMDEAVAGHATFIDVDLDAQGYLTVTDNGRGIPVDPHPKFKDKSALEVIMTTLHSGGKFDSKVYETSGGLHGVGVSVVNALSDFLEVEVARGRQLYRQRFSRGLPQGKLELLGDVHNRRGTRVRFHPDAEIFKGAAFEPARLYRMARSKAYLFGGVNIRWSCDPSLTREKDTTPAKAEFHFPGGLKDYLLASLGDEFQVTREAFAGKSEKQGGHGSVEWAVTWYGGDGFVHSYCNTIPTGEGGTHETGFRNVLMRGLRAYADLTGNKRASIITSEDVMISAAGMLSVFIREPEFVGQTKDRLATIEAQRIVESAIRDPFDHWLADNPQEASKLLDWVIARADERLRRRQEKEVSRKSAVRKLRLPGKLADCTQNAAAGAEIFIVEGDSAGGSAKQARDRQSQAILPLRGKILNVASAGADKLAANQLISDLIQALGCGTRSKYREEDLRYDRVIIMTDADVDGAHIASLLITFFYQEMPQLVRGGHLYMAVPPLYRISQGGKTMYARDDAHKDELLQTEFTGRGKVEIGRFKGLGEMMASQLKETTMDPKKRTLLRVEVDETDPEGTKGAVDALMGTKPELRFRFIQERAEFAAAEALDI is encoded by the coding sequence ATGGATAGCAACGACGATCTCTTCGCCAATCTGGAGCGCCAGCCCAAGTCGGCGCGCACGGCGCTGAAGCCGTCCGATCCCCTGGTGCAGGCCACGCGCAAGAGCCAGGCTCCCAAGGACGCCAGCGACAGCTATAGCGCCGCCGACATCGAGGTTCTCGAAGGATTGGAGCCGGTGCGCCGCCGCCCGGGCATGTATATCGGCGGAACCGACGAGAAGGCGCTGCACCATCTCTTCGCCGAAGTCATCGACAATGCGATGGACGAGGCGGTGGCCGGCCACGCGACCTTCATCGACGTTGACCTCGACGCCCAGGGCTATCTCACGGTCACCGACAACGGGCGCGGCATTCCGGTCGATCCCCACCCGAAGTTCAAGGACAAGTCGGCGCTCGAAGTCATCATGACAACGCTGCATTCCGGCGGAAAATTCGACTCCAAGGTCTACGAGACGTCCGGCGGCCTGCACGGCGTCGGCGTGTCGGTCGTCAATGCGCTGTCGGATTTCCTCGAGGTGGAGGTGGCCCGCGGCCGCCAGCTCTATCGCCAGCGTTTTTCGCGCGGCCTCCCCCAGGGCAAGCTCGAACTGCTCGGCGACGTGCACAACCGGCGCGGCACGAGGGTGCGCTTCCATCCGGACGCCGAGATCTTCAAGGGAGCGGCATTCGAGCCGGCCCGTCTCTACCGAATGGCGCGCTCGAAGGCGTATCTGTTCGGCGGCGTCAACATCCGGTGGTCGTGCGATCCGTCCCTGACCCGGGAGAAAGACACCACGCCCGCCAAGGCGGAATTCCATTTTCCGGGCGGTCTCAAGGACTATCTGCTCGCCTCGCTCGGCGACGAGTTCCAGGTGACGCGCGAGGCATTCGCCGGCAAGAGCGAGAAACAGGGCGGCCACGGCTCGGTCGAATGGGCGGTCACCTGGTACGGCGGCGACGGGTTCGTCCACTCGTACTGCAACACCATCCCCACCGGCGAAGGCGGCACGCACGAGACCGGCTTCCGTAACGTCCTCATGCGCGGCCTGCGCGCCTATGCCGACCTCACCGGCAACAAGCGGGCCTCGATCATCACCAGCGAGGACGTGATGATCTCGGCCGCCGGCATGCTCTCGGTATTCATCCGCGAGCCGGAATTCGTCGGCCAGACCAAGGACCGCCTGGCGACCATCGAGGCGCAGCGCATCGTCGAGAGCGCCATTCGCGACCCGTTCGACCACTGGCTCGCAGACAATCCGCAGGAAGCCTCGAAGCTGCTCGACTGGGTGATCGCCCGCGCCGACGAGCGCCTCCGGCGACGCCAGGAGAAGGAGGTCAGCCGCAAATCGGCGGTCCGCAAGCTGCGGCTGCCGGGCAAGCTGGCCGACTGCACCCAGAATGCGGCGGCGGGAGCCGAGATCTTCATCGTGGAAGGCGATTCCGCCGGCGGCTCGGCCAAGCAGGCGCGCGACCGGCAATCCCAGGCGATACTGCCTTTGCGCGGCAAGATCCTGAACGTCGCCAGCGCGGGCGCAGACAAGCTCGCCGCCAACCAGCTGATTTCGGACCTGATCCAGGCGCTCGGCTGCGGCACCCGCTCAAAATACCGGGAAGAGGATCTGCGCTACGACCGCGTGATCATCATGACCGACGCCGACGTCGATGGCGCCCACATCGCTTCGCTGCTGATCACGTTCTTCTATCAGGAAATGCCGCAACTCGTGCGGGGCGGCCATCTCTACATGGCGGTGCCGCCGCTCTACCGCATCAGCCAGGGCGGCAAGACCATGTATGCGCGCGACGACGCCCACAAGGACGAACTGCTCCAGACCGAGTTCACCGGTCGGGGCAAGGTGGAGATCGGCCGTTTCAAGGGCCTTGGCGAGATGATGGCGAGCCAGCTCAAAGAAACCACCATGGACCCGAAGAAGCGCACGCTGCTCCGCGTCGAAGTTGACGAGACCGACCCCGAGGGCACCAAGGGAGCTGTCGATGCACTGATGGGAACCAAGCCGGAGTTGCGCTTCCGCTTCATCCAGGAACGAGCGGAATTCGCGGCCGCAGAGGCCCTGGATATCTGA
- a CDS encoding alpha/beta hydrolase, with product MQRTLLYPGAGGFTPPPAVAPWGSRVSIATSDGETLAALYQSPANAKATFLYLHGNGDDIAAYGFLADALGARGYGMLAVAFRGYPGSTGSPTEAGLLEDGVAAFDWLKTTHPGTPVAILGRSLGSGVGVHVAAERDVFAMVLVSPYASILAAAGSHYPYLPVAPLIKDSFRSDLWIGQVSAPKLFLHGELDDVIPASSGRALFDLASEPKKFVLMSGRGHNDVWSAQLVDEVVGFADAVKGRER from the coding sequence ATGCAGCGCACCCTGCTTTATCCCGGCGCCGGCGGCTTCACGCCCCCGCCGGCGGTCGCGCCCTGGGGCAGCCGGGTGAGCATCGCAACCTCCGACGGTGAGACGCTCGCGGCGCTCTACCAATCGCCCGCAAACGCCAAGGCCACGTTCCTGTACCTGCACGGGAACGGCGACGACATCGCAGCCTACGGTTTCCTGGCCGATGCGCTTGGGGCGCGCGGATATGGAATGCTGGCCGTTGCCTTTCGCGGCTATCCGGGCTCGACCGGGTCGCCAACGGAGGCCGGCCTCCTCGAAGATGGCGTCGCGGCCTTCGATTGGCTGAAGACCACGCATCCGGGGACACCGGTCGCAATTCTCGGTCGATCGCTGGGCTCGGGCGTCGGGGTGCATGTCGCCGCCGAGCGCGACGTTTTTGCGATGGTGCTGGTTTCTCCGTACGCGTCCATCCTCGCCGCTGCGGGGAGCCACTATCCCTATCTGCCGGTCGCCCCGCTCATCAAGGACAGCTTCCGATCCGACCTTTGGATCGGGCAAGTCTCCGCGCCCAAGCTCTTCCTCCACGGCGAGTTGGACGACGTGATCCCCGCCAGTTCCGGGCGAGCTCTCTTCGATCTTGCATCGGAGCCCAAGAAATTCGTCCTGATGAGCGGGCGTGGGCACAACGATGTCTGGAGCGCCCAACTGGTCGACGAGGTCGTCGGCTTTGCCGATGCCGTCAAGGGCCGGGAGAGGTAG
- a CDS encoding DUF2336 domain-containing protein — protein sequence MVIEHLLKWMRTARVAERVAAASALARTFNDRDLSFEDRCAAEAALTLLLDDPSPKVRAAIADALSMSRRAPLQIVSALAADQPDVAAMIIGRSPLLTDADLVERVCSGDPAIQLLVARRPLVSLQVSAAIAEVAEVCACVALVGNSGGKVAAISFRRMIERHGDNADLRDAILKRPDLPSDCRHMLLVRVGEAFKTSPLLLKLVGPQRAERITREACAKASLTLIDGARPDELGALVEHLRLSGELSASFVIRAIAHGKIDFFGAVMIALSGQTESRVRTLLARGNDVAVSALMRAAGLAEGIHRVILTALKIWREVANGKRVAGAQEVSWTMLKEVGGQGAEGELAGLLKSIHIEALRDNARGHALAIAAA from the coding sequence ATGGTGATCGAGCATCTCTTGAAATGGATGCGCACGGCGCGCGTGGCGGAGCGGGTGGCCGCGGCAAGTGCGCTGGCGCGCACGTTCAACGATCGAGACCTCTCGTTCGAGGACCGCTGTGCGGCGGAGGCGGCGCTGACGCTGCTTCTCGACGATCCTTCACCGAAGGTGAGGGCGGCTATCGCCGATGCGCTCTCCATGAGCCGGCGCGCACCCCTCCAGATCGTCAGCGCCCTGGCGGCCGACCAGCCGGATGTCGCCGCGATGATCATCGGGCGTTCGCCTCTCCTGACCGACGCCGACCTCGTCGAGCGCGTGTGCAGCGGCGATCCCGCCATCCAGCTTCTCGTCGCGCGCCGACCGTTGGTGTCGCTTCAGGTGTCTGCCGCCATCGCGGAGGTCGCCGAGGTCTGCGCCTGCGTTGCGCTCGTCGGAAACTCTGGCGGCAAGGTCGCGGCAATCAGCTTCCGGCGCATGATCGAGCGGCATGGGGACAATGCCGATCTGAGAGACGCGATACTCAAGCGTCCCGATCTGCCCTCCGACTGCCGGCACATGCTGCTTGTACGCGTGGGCGAGGCCTTCAAGACTTCGCCCCTGCTGCTGAAGCTGGTCGGCCCTCAGCGGGCCGAGCGGATCACGCGGGAAGCGTGCGCCAAGGCATCACTGACCCTGATCGACGGCGCCCGCCCGGACGAGTTGGGCGCGCTGGTCGAGCATCTGCGGCTGTCCGGAGAGTTGAGCGCCAGCTTCGTCATCCGGGCCATCGCGCATGGCAAGATCGATTTCTTCGGCGCGGTCATGATCGCCCTGAGCGGCCAGACGGAAAGCCGGGTCCGCACGCTTTTGGCCCGCGGCAACGACGTCGCCGTTTCGGCGCTGATGCGCGCCGCGGGACTTGCGGAGGGGATCCATCGCGTCATCCTGACCGCCCTGAAGATCTGGCGCGAAGTCGCCAACGGTAAGCGCGTGGCGGGTGCGCAAGAGGTGTCGTGGACGATGCTGAAGGAGGTGGGAGGGCAGGGCGCCGAGGGCGAACTGGCCGGCCTGCTCAAGTCGATCCACATTGAGGCCCTGCGCGACAATGCGCGCGGTCATGCGCTGGCGATCGCCGCGGCCTGA
- a CDS encoding MaoC family dehydratase has product MPGLYLEEFIVGQVIKHPLRKTVTESDNMLFSVMTLNTQPLHIDFEAAAQSEWGKPLVNSLFTLGLMIGISVNDTTVGTIVANLGMTETVFPHPVFHGDTISVETEIKSVRESKSKDDRGIVEMEHRAFNQNGVLVARCLRQTMVKKKGA; this is encoded by the coding sequence ATGCCGGGTCTTTACCTAGAGGAATTCATCGTCGGTCAGGTGATCAAGCATCCGCTCCGCAAGACGGTGACGGAGAGCGACAACATGCTCTTCTCGGTCATGACGCTGAACACGCAACCGCTGCACATCGATTTCGAGGCCGCGGCCCAAAGCGAGTGGGGCAAGCCACTGGTGAACTCGCTCTTCACGCTCGGGCTGATGATCGGCATCTCCGTCAACGACACGACCGTCGGCACGATCGTCGCCAATCTGGGCATGACGGAAACCGTTTTCCCGCATCCCGTCTTCCACGGCGACACCATCAGCGTCGAGACCGAGATCAAATCGGTGCGCGAATCTAAGTCGAAGGACGATCGCGGCATCGTCGAGATGGAGCACCGGGCGTTCAACCAGAACGGGGTGCTGGTGGCGCGCTGCCTGCGGCAGACCATGGTCAAGAAGAAGGGGGCGTGA
- a CDS encoding HpcH/HpaI aldolase/citrate lyase family protein — MRSLLFVPGDSEKKLAKGFQSETDVVIVDLEDSVAPANKVSARQIAREFIDANRGGATGRIYVRVNELNSGEIDLDLKGIMSTRPDGIMLPKCSGGQDVEQLSAKLRVHEAENGIADGATLIIPLITETAASVLAASTYRPQARIAGLTWGAEDLSASIGARTARDEAGAYTDVFRLARALTLLAASASDVAAIDTVFPDFRNEAAFRSECIAAERDGFTAKMAIHPAQVAIINEVFTPSADAVAQSAAVVEAFRSAGNPGVVAIDGKMYDRPHLRLAERLLARARKT; from the coding sequence ATGCGTTCGCTGCTGTTCGTCCCCGGCGATTCCGAGAAGAAGCTGGCGAAGGGCTTCCAGTCCGAAACGGACGTCGTGATCGTCGATCTCGAGGACTCCGTAGCGCCCGCAAACAAGGTTTCGGCGCGCCAGATCGCCCGGGAGTTCATCGACGCGAACCGCGGCGGCGCGACCGGTCGCATCTATGTCCGCGTAAACGAGCTGAACTCCGGCGAGATCGACCTCGACCTGAAGGGGATCATGTCGACACGGCCTGACGGCATCATGCTGCCGAAATGCAGCGGCGGTCAGGACGTGGAGCAACTGTCCGCCAAGCTGCGGGTTCATGAGGCCGAGAACGGCATCGCGGACGGGGCTACCCTCATCATCCCGCTCATCACGGAAACCGCCGCTTCGGTGCTCGCCGCATCGACCTATCGTCCGCAGGCCCGGATTGCCGGCCTCACCTGGGGCGCCGAGGATCTTTCGGCTTCCATCGGCGCACGGACGGCGCGCGATGAGGCGGGCGCCTATACGGACGTCTTCCGGCTGGCGCGCGCCCTGACGCTGCTTGCCGCATCGGCCTCAGACGTCGCCGCAATCGACACCGTCTTCCCCGACTTTCGCAACGAGGCGGCGTTCCGCTCCGAATGCATCGCCGCCGAGCGCGACGGCTTCACCGCGAAGATGGCGATCCACCCCGCGCAGGTTGCGATCATCAACGAGGTGTTCACGCCGTCGGCGGATGCGGTCGCGCAGTCAGCGGCCGTCGTCGAGGCGTTCCGTTCGGCGGGCAATCCCGGCGTCGTCGCGATTGACGGCAAGATGTACGACCGCCCTCACCTGAGACTGGCGGAGCGGCTGCTGGCCCGGGCGCGCAAAACCTGA